Within Citrus sinensis cultivar Valencia sweet orange chromosome 1, DVS_A1.0, whole genome shotgun sequence, the genomic segment TATGGAGGTAATACATCTCTTTCACAGCTTATGAGTCGtatttataaacatatttCCGCCTTTCGCATTAAGGAATGGATTGAAATTATGAGACTCTAGCTTAATAACTTGTCATGATTTGACAGATTATGGTGACAAGGCAAAGAAATGATCTACACATGGATATCCCCGCCCTTCGCAAACTTGATGCCATGCTTATTGTAAGTATCTGCATTTGCAGAGAGTTTCTGTTGTACACGAACTTGTTTTCCTTTATATATGGCTAACTCTCACCtctgttgaaattaaaatgaataggAATCTCTAGATAACTTCGGATACCAAAATGAATTCTGGTATCCGTCTGGGAAATCCGATGACTCCGAAAAAAATGTCACAAGGCATGAGGACAAATGGTGGATTCCCACCGTTAAGGTTCCCGAAAATGGGCTATCAGAAGAGGGTAGAAGATGGATACAATCTCAGAAGGAATCCGTAAATCAAGTTCTGAAAGCAGCCATGGCCATAAATGCTCAAGTACTATCCGAAATGGAGATCCCTGAAAGCTACATTGAGTCACTCCCAAAGGTATatagacaaataaaaaacatttcCACTTCCGAGATCTTTAAGATAGTCCTGTATATTTGGTTAgtcattttttatatgttttaaaCCTTTTGGTAGAATGGGAGAGCAAGCCTCGGTGATTCAATTTACAAGAGCATAACTGTAGAGCACTTTGATCCTGAACAATTCCTTGCGACCATGGACTTGTCGAATGAGCATGCTGTGCTTGATCTTAAGAACAGAATAGAGGCGTCTATCGTGATTTGGAAGAGGAAGATGCACCATAAGGACAGCAAATCTTCCTGGGGTTCAGCTGTGAGCTTGGAGAAGAGAGAGCTCTTTGAGGAGAGAGCAGAAACCATCCTGCTCTTACTCAAACAGCGGTTCCCAGGCATTTCGCAGTCTACTCTTGACATAAGTAAGATCCAATACAACAGGGTAAGAACTGAGAACAACATTCAAAGTaatcttgtttcttttttatttttctcactaGTTTAAAATGACTTAAAAAAGTATGTTCTTGTGTAATTACACAGGACGTTGGACAGGCTATTCTGGAGAGCTATTCCAGGATAATAGAAAGCTTGGCGCACACAGTGATGTCTAGAATTGACGACGTCCTTTACGCTGACTCCCTCGCTCAAAATAAAGAACCCGTCCCTGATTCCCCGAAATTAGAAGGCGAAGACATGTCAGACACACCAAATTCAAAGACGCTCTCAGATTTTATGGGTTGGGATGCGGAAGAATCCGACAACAATGATAATCTCTTTTCCACAGACAACACGGAGAAGTATGTAAAAAGTGAACATGAAACTACAAATGTCATGTCGAAGCATATGCTTTCGTCAGCCC encodes:
- the LOC102610988 gene encoding rho guanine nucleotide exchange factor 8 — protein: MVRALDRGHSIEKSRSFKLKKMCEIPGRQVHSVTFESGNDGGSADDKTLPASQDSKPAGGERSLEAQRLSFALSRERGPVSRRIDSVDGPPYCLLPSTPRDRHEAPPLPLPSPRDRQPSDMELMKERFAKLLLGEDMSGGGKGVSSALALSNAITNLAASIFGEQRKLEPMPPERKARWRKEINWLLSVTDHIVEFVPSQQKSKEGVSMEIMVTRQRNDLHMDIPALRKLDAMLIESLDNFGYQNEFWYPSGKSDDSEKNVTRHEDKWWIPTVKVPENGLSEEGRRWIQSQKESVNQVLKAAMAINAQVLSEMEIPESYIESLPKNGRASLGDSIYKSITVEHFDPEQFLATMDLSNEHAVLDLKNRIEASIVIWKRKMHHKDSKSSWGSAVSLEKRELFEERAETILLLLKQRFPGISQSTLDISKIQYNRDVGQAILESYSRIIESLAHTVMSRIDDVLYADSLAQNKEPVPDSPKLEGEDMSDTPNSKTLSDFMGWDAEESDNNDNLFSTDNTEKYVKSEHETTNVMSKHMLSSAPTKKFSYLEKLENLSGLRSPTARH